The Shinella zoogloeoides genome includes a region encoding these proteins:
- a CDS encoding isochorismatase family protein — MVHEALDPAFERLIDPQAAVTRAGTGFIFTEGPVWHPLDHYLLFSDMPGDVRRRLDRSGVREVARPSNKGNGMTYDAALNLVVCEHATSSVARIGPDGRREVLASHFEGRELNSPNDLCIRSDGSIYFTDPWYGRMAGFGVERPRELGWQGVFRIPPGSTSREPQLVTSRYLFSQPNGLCFSPDECLLYINDTEQANIRVFDVRPDGSLSEGRMFASGIRDPGRPGLPDGMKCDAEGNVWVTAPGGLWVYNPGGRLVGKVAIPEEAANMHWGGPDWRTLHVCATTSVYTIETRVGPRREPFMAATATSMRTDAGSGAASSGAVLDPARCALIIQDMQNDVVIEGGAFAGSGAPQHCREQNAIGNIARLADHCRALGVPVIHVWFVVEPGAAGLTLNAPLFEGVVESNALVRGSWGVAPVDGLEAKPGDHVVEKMRMSAWEGTRLETILKAQQRDMVIVTGAWTNMSIEHTARTGADKGYIMIVPEDCCSTMNADWHNAAINYALQNVSAVTRSADVIDALR, encoded by the coding sequence ATGGTTCATGAAGCACTCGATCCCGCCTTCGAGCGGCTGATCGATCCGCAGGCGGCGGTCACGCGCGCCGGTACCGGCTTCATCTTCACCGAAGGTCCGGTCTGGCATCCGCTGGACCATTACCTGCTCTTTTCCGACATGCCCGGCGACGTGCGGCGTCGGCTCGACCGCTCCGGCGTACGCGAGGTGGCGCGGCCCTCCAACAAGGGCAACGGCATGACCTACGATGCCGCGCTCAATCTCGTCGTCTGCGAGCATGCGACCTCCAGCGTCGCGCGGATCGGCCCGGACGGGCGCCGGGAGGTGCTGGCCTCGCATTTCGAGGGGCGGGAGCTGAATTCGCCGAACGATCTCTGCATCCGCTCGGATGGTTCGATCTATTTCACCGATCCGTGGTACGGCCGCATGGCGGGTTTCGGCGTCGAGCGCCCGCGCGAGCTCGGCTGGCAGGGCGTGTTCCGCATTCCGCCGGGCTCGACAAGCCGCGAGCCGCAGCTCGTCACCAGCCGCTATCTTTTCTCCCAGCCCAACGGCCTCTGCTTCTCGCCGGATGAGTGCCTTCTCTATATCAACGACACCGAGCAGGCGAATATCCGTGTCTTCGACGTGCGGCCGGACGGCTCGCTTTCGGAAGGACGGATGTTCGCGAGCGGCATTCGCGATCCCGGCAGGCCGGGTCTCCCAGATGGAATGAAATGCGATGCCGAGGGTAATGTCTGGGTGACGGCGCCCGGCGGGCTCTGGGTCTATAACCCGGGCGGCAGGCTTGTCGGCAAGGTCGCGATCCCGGAGGAGGCCGCCAACATGCACTGGGGCGGGCCGGACTGGCGCACGCTCCATGTCTGCGCCACCACCTCCGTCTACACGATTGAAACGCGGGTCGGGCCGCGCAGGGAGCCGTTCATGGCCGCAACAGCAACAAGCATGCGCACCGATGCGGGATCAGGAGCGGCCTCTTCCGGCGCGGTACTCGATCCGGCGCGCTGCGCGCTGATCATCCAGGATATGCAGAACGACGTGGTGATAGAGGGCGGGGCCTTTGCAGGTTCCGGCGCGCCGCAGCATTGCCGCGAGCAGAACGCCATCGGCAACATCGCGCGGCTGGCGGACCATTGCCGCGCGCTCGGCGTGCCGGTCATCCATGTCTGGTTCGTCGTGGAACCGGGGGCGGCGGGCCTGACGCTCAATGCGCCACTCTTCGAGGGGGTGGTGGAGAGCAACGCGCTGGTGCGCGGCAGCTGGGGCGTGGCGCCGGTCGACGGGCTCGAGGCGAAACCGGGCGATCATGTCGTGGAGAAAATGCGGATGAGCGCCTGGGAGGGCACGCGCCTCGAGACGATCCTGAAGGCGCAGCAGCGCGACATGGTCATCGTCACCGGGGCATGGACCAACATGTCCATCGAGCACACCGCCCGCACCGGTGCGGATAAGGGCTATATCATGATCGTGCCGGAGGATTGCTGCTCGACGATGAATGCCGACTGGCACAACGCCGCGATCAACTACGCCCTCCAGAACGTATCGGCTGTCACCCGGTCGGCCGACGTGATCGATGCCCTGCGCTAG
- a CDS encoding SRPBCC family protein, with the protein MARVFVSSVIDAPAAKVWERVRDFNGLPRWHPRIRDNRIENGEPSDRIGCVRDFHLQNGDRIREKLLGLSDYDMFCTYAILESPMPLTNYVANLRLTPVTDGERTFAEWTAEFDCEPEVAEDLVNGIGTNVFQGGFDALKRHFGSR; encoded by the coding sequence ATGGCAAGAGTGTTCGTTTCCAGCGTCATCGACGCCCCGGCCGCCAAGGTCTGGGAGCGCGTGCGCGACTTCAACGGCCTGCCGCGCTGGCACCCGCGCATCCGCGACAACCGCATCGAGAACGGCGAGCCTTCCGACAGGATCGGCTGCGTGCGCGACTTTCATCTGCAGAACGGCGACCGCATCCGCGAGAAGCTGCTCGGGCTTTCCGACTACGACATGTTCTGCACCTACGCGATCCTCGAAAGCCCGATGCCCCTGACGAACTATGTCGCCAATCTCCGGCTGACGCCGGTGACGGACGGCGAGCGGACCTTCGCCGAATGGACCGCCGAATTCGACTGCGAGCCGGAGGTGGCGGAAGACCTCGTCAACGGCATCGGCACCAATGTCTTCCAGGGCGGCTTCGATGCGCTGAAGCGTCATTTCGGGAGCCGCTGA
- a CDS encoding FAD binding domain-containing protein, which produces MPVSVRTFQGAEEAERALAASRTARYFGGGTLVMRAVNAGDQAFDTIVRATDPRLRQIQMQGDSVVIGAGVTMAQIIASRDAVFLAPVAKVIGGPAIRTVATVGGNLFAASPYGDFAAALLALDAKVVPVGGTPVPIGDFLDARDREPRRIVLSVIVPRPRDSRAFRFVKVSRVKPKGVAVLSIAALLPTNGGRVSGARVAYGAMGGRPVRALAVEQALEGHTLDEQGIAPALSAATEGINPQTDALASEWYRRQVAPVHLKRLLLDQRR; this is translated from the coding sequence ATGCCGGTCAGTGTGAGGACATTCCAGGGCGCCGAGGAGGCCGAGCGCGCGCTCGCCGCCAGCCGGACGGCGCGCTATTTCGGCGGCGGCACGCTCGTCATGCGGGCGGTCAATGCCGGCGACCAGGCCTTCGATACGATCGTGCGCGCCACCGATCCGCGCCTCAGGCAGATCCAGATGCAGGGCGACAGCGTGGTGATCGGCGCCGGCGTGACGATGGCCCAGATCATCGCCAGCCGCGACGCGGTCTTCCTCGCGCCCGTCGCCAAGGTCATCGGCGGGCCGGCCATTCGTACCGTCGCGACGGTCGGCGGCAATCTTTTTGCCGCCTCTCCCTATGGCGACTTCGCCGCCGCGCTGCTGGCGCTCGACGCCAAGGTGGTGCCGGTGGGCGGTACGCCCGTGCCGATAGGCGATTTCCTCGATGCGCGCGACCGCGAGCCGCGTCGCATCGTCCTCTCCGTGATCGTGCCGCGCCCGCGCGATTCGCGCGCTTTCCGTTTCGTCAAGGTGAGCCGCGTGAAGCCGAAGGGTGTCGCGGTCCTGTCCATCGCCGCGCTGCTTCCGACCAATGGCGGGCGGGTTTCCGGCGCGCGCGTCGCCTATGGCGCCATGGGCGGGCGTCCGGTCCGAGCGCTGGCCGTCGAGCAGGCACTCGAAGGCCACACGCTCGACGAGCAGGGTATCGCACCTGCCCTTTCCGCCGCCACCGAAGGCATCAATCCGCAGACCGATGCGCTCGCCTCGGAATGGTACCGCCGCCAGGTCGCGCCGGTTCATCTGAAGCGGCTTCTGCTCGACCAGAGGAGGTAA
- a CDS encoding (2Fe-2S)-binding protein: MTRKPLQFQLNGSGKAIFVEEGQNLLEALRRGVGDLSPKYGCGQGTCGTCTVLIDGEPHLSCLTLAETVENCAIETTAGLAMGPQLHPLQQAFMDGFAAQCGYCTPGMLMAAKALLDRNPSPTREEVVEAISGNICRCTGYEPIIAAILAAAASGGGRRYA; encoded by the coding sequence ATGACCAGGAAACCCCTCCAGTTCCAGCTCAACGGTTCCGGCAAGGCGATCTTCGTCGAGGAGGGCCAGAACCTGCTCGAGGCGCTGCGGCGCGGCGTCGGCGACCTGTCGCCGAAATATGGCTGCGGGCAGGGCACCTGCGGCACCTGCACGGTGCTCATCGACGGCGAGCCGCACCTTTCCTGCTTGACGCTCGCCGAAACCGTCGAGAACTGTGCGATAGAAACGACCGCGGGGCTCGCCATGGGGCCGCAGCTTCATCCGCTGCAACAGGCCTTCATGGATGGCTTCGCCGCCCAGTGCGGCTATTGCACGCCCGGCATGCTGATGGCCGCCAAGGCGCTGCTCGACCGCAATCCGTCTCCCACGCGGGAGGAGGTCGTCGAGGCTATCTCGGGAAACATCTGCCGCTGCACCGGCTACGAGCCGATCATCGCGGCCATCCTGGCCGCCGCCGCATCCGGCGGCGGGCGGCGCTACGCGTGA
- a CDS encoding xanthine dehydrogenase family protein molybdopterin-binding subunit codes for MTIHRGRGFAAINYPIGMNLGGDPSQALVHSNPDGKFMVALSSIDLGQGMKSVTRQIAAETLGIPVEDVYVDTADSDTGPHCMGSFASRGTHRVGNAVIAAATEARAVMMEAAAEELEVNAEDLVTDGKGNIHVKGAPSKSITTAAACNAAQFKQGKTVSGRGIFLVPLSDVDPETGEMTPVTCFAHAAMIVDLDVDDETGEVNVVEMNSCYEVGRALNPRLVEQQLVGGAWMGMSHTLWETTEPYYPDRSHGPVDFNDYVMPGPGDIAPHHISVLERPAPDGPFGGKGPGEMCANPVLPAVTNAVFNAVGVRIDDLPITPEKILRALAAQGGARPQPKW; via the coding sequence ATGACGATCCATCGCGGACGCGGCTTTGCCGCCATCAATTACCCGATCGGCATGAATCTCGGCGGCGACCCGTCGCAGGCGCTCGTCCATTCCAACCCGGACGGCAAGTTCATGGTCGCGCTCTCCTCCATCGATCTCGGGCAGGGCATGAAGTCGGTGACGCGCCAGATCGCTGCCGAAACGCTCGGCATTCCCGTGGAGGACGTCTATGTCGATACGGCCGATTCCGATACCGGCCCGCATTGCATGGGGTCTTTCGCCTCGCGCGGCACGCACCGCGTCGGCAATGCGGTGATCGCCGCGGCCACCGAGGCGCGCGCCGTGATGATGGAGGCGGCGGCCGAGGAGCTGGAGGTCAATGCCGAGGATCTCGTGACCGACGGCAAGGGCAATATCCATGTGAAGGGCGCCCCGTCGAAGTCGATCACCACGGCGGCCGCCTGCAATGCCGCCCAGTTCAAGCAGGGCAAGACCGTGTCCGGCCGCGGCATCTTCCTCGTGCCGCTGTCGGATGTCGATCCGGAAACCGGCGAGATGACGCCGGTCACCTGCTTTGCCCATGCCGCGATGATCGTCGATCTCGACGTCGACGACGAGACGGGCGAGGTGAATGTCGTCGAGATGAACAGTTGCTACGAGGTCGGCCGGGCGCTCAATCCACGGCTGGTGGAGCAGCAGCTCGTCGGCGGCGCCTGGATGGGCATGAGCCACACGCTCTGGGAGACCACGGAGCCCTATTATCCCGACCGCAGCCATGGCCCGGTGGATTTCAACGACTATGTCATGCCCGGGCCGGGGGATATCGCGCCGCACCACATATCCGTGCTGGAGCGGCCGGCGCCCGATGGCCCGTTCGGCGGCAAGGGGCCGGGGGAAATGTGCGCCAATCCCGTGCTGCCGGCCGTCACCAACGCCGTCTTCAACGCCGTCGGCGTGCGCATCGACGATCTTCCGATCACGCCGGAAAAGATCCTGCGGGCGCTCGCCGCGCAGGGCGGCGCGCGCCCGCAGCCGAAATGGTGA
- a CDS encoding vWA domain-containing protein translates to MSGGDLPRAARPFVEFSTLLRENAFMVAPEQTEMFIAAVGLLGPRQMGDIHKAGLATLAPPPERREDFDALFRLHFLGQSIAAGEKAEDDEELQAFDEREGEMEPPEADEINEAGEQATGSEVLTLRQFADLAENEALRRFRKQAASRLPRRLTQRRAPAKSGDRWNMRKLMRDAVKRDGEVMRLPQMARKTRQRRILLLIDVSGSMKQQTETHMRFAHALAAVSDHVEIFTLGTRLTRVTRALRLRRQEQALASAATLVADWDGGTRLGDALAAFLSVPRFAGFSRGALVIVLSDGLERGDPERLVEAVRALSRRAWKLAWLTPLAADSGYVPQTAAISAIAPILDRLGNGSGTAAICEEILTIARAA, encoded by the coding sequence ATGAGCGGCGGGGACCTGCCGCGTGCCGCGCGCCCCTTCGTCGAGTTCTCGACGCTCCTGCGCGAGAATGCCTTCATGGTGGCGCCGGAGCAGACGGAAATGTTCATCGCCGCCGTCGGCCTGCTCGGCCCCCGGCAGATGGGCGACATCCACAAGGCGGGGCTTGCCACGCTCGCCCCGCCCCCGGAGCGGCGGGAGGATTTCGACGCGCTCTTCCGCCTGCATTTCCTCGGCCAGTCGATCGCCGCCGGCGAGAAGGCGGAGGATGACGAGGAGCTGCAGGCCTTCGACGAGCGCGAGGGCGAGATGGAGCCGCCGGAGGCCGACGAGATCAACGAGGCCGGCGAGCAGGCGACGGGCAGCGAGGTGCTGACGCTCCGGCAGTTCGCCGACCTTGCGGAGAACGAAGCGTTGCGCCGCTTTCGCAAGCAGGCGGCAAGCCGCCTGCCGCGGCGCCTGACGCAGCGCCGCGCGCCGGCAAAATCGGGCGATCGCTGGAACATGCGCAAGCTCATGCGCGACGCCGTCAAGCGCGACGGCGAGGTGATGCGCCTTCCGCAGATGGCGCGCAAGACGCGCCAGCGCCGCATCCTGCTCCTCATCGATGTTTCCGGCTCGATGAAGCAGCAGACGGAAACCCACATGCGCTTCGCTCATGCGCTCGCCGCCGTCTCGGATCATGTGGAAATCTTCACCCTCGGCACGCGGCTCACCCGCGTGACCCGTGCGCTGAGGCTCAGGCGGCAGGAGCAGGCGCTCGCGAGCGCTGCGACGCTCGTTGCCGACTGGGACGGCGGCACGCGGCTCGGCGATGCGCTCGCCGCCTTCCTTTCGGTGCCGCGCTTTGCTGGCTTTTCGCGCGGCGCGCTGGTCATCGTTCTTTCCGACGGGCTCGAGCGCGGCGATCCGGAGCGGCTGGTGGAGGCGGTGCGGGCGCTTTCCCGCCGTGCCTGGAAGCTCGCATGGCTGACGCCGCTTGCCGCCGACAGCGGATATGTCCCGCAGACCGCCGCGATCTCGGCCATCGCGCCGATCCTCGACCGGCTGGGCAACGGGTCTGGCACCGCCGCGATCTGCGAGGAAATCCTGACGATAGCGAGGGCAGCATGA
- a CDS encoding xanthine dehydrogenase family protein molybdopterin-binding subunit codes for MIEFRKEYFADERDDTLNEIGKPTQRQDMLGHVTGRSPFFDDHLFDGLLHLKCLRSPHHHARIRSVDTSEAERMPGVRRIIRARDVPHNLNTLLSLMGFGLDDEPMLADKKVAYVGEPVVAVVAESERQAYDAIAKIRVDYDVLPHVLDVEEALKPGAPSVNPTYPANTFTYHEKYDHQKLRFGDVEAALRQADHVVEGRYQMSPIEQAPTETCGAIAAPETNNRYVVYTSTQALFFSLGTAAKILKLSSNRMHFIGGTVGGGFGGKVDSIHEPMAILGCMLTGRPVKFIWNREEEMQVGAPRGAERWYITDGVMNDGRIVARKFTGYFDSGAYTRLSSYAIIKSVGHLPGPYTIPNVSADVYCVFTNRTPATAMRGFGITGVDFAIETHMDKVAHRVKMNPIELRLKNAYLDGDMKAHRRLAKNTALVECCQVVAEKAKWSIGPEYRAMSSLKGGGGERAAIPHTIIDNRGLARPASGLGSYQSPPAPGYTPAPAYTPPSYSPEPQPVRPYEPAQAAPPPAAASPTTTRPAGNRFSSISGLRRR; via the coding sequence ATGATCGAATTTCGCAAGGAATATTTCGCCGACGAGCGCGACGATACGCTCAACGAGATCGGCAAGCCGACGCAGCGCCAGGACATGCTCGGCCACGTGACCGGCCGCTCCCCGTTCTTCGACGATCACCTGTTCGACGGGCTGCTGCACCTGAAATGCCTGCGCTCGCCGCACCATCATGCGCGCATCCGCTCGGTCGACACGTCCGAGGCCGAACGCATGCCGGGCGTCAGGCGCATTATCCGCGCCCGGGACGTGCCGCACAACCTCAACACCCTGCTGAGCCTCATGGGCTTCGGCCTCGACGACGAGCCGATGCTGGCCGACAAGAAGGTCGCCTATGTCGGCGAGCCGGTCGTCGCCGTGGTGGCGGAAAGCGAGCGGCAGGCCTATGACGCCATCGCGAAGATCCGCGTCGACTACGACGTGCTGCCCCATGTGCTCGATGTCGAGGAGGCGCTGAAACCCGGTGCGCCCTCGGTCAATCCGACCTATCCCGCCAATACTTTCACCTATCACGAGAAATACGATCACCAGAAGCTGCGTTTCGGCGACGTGGAGGCGGCGCTCCGGCAGGCGGACCATGTCGTCGAAGGCCGCTACCAGATGTCGCCCATCGAACAGGCGCCGACGGAGACCTGCGGCGCCATCGCCGCGCCCGAGACCAACAACCGCTATGTCGTCTACACCTCGACGCAGGCGCTGTTCTTCTCGCTCGGCACGGCGGCGAAGATCCTGAAGCTCTCGTCAAACCGCATGCATTTCATTGGCGGCACCGTGGGCGGCGGTTTCGGCGGCAAGGTGGATTCCATCCATGAGCCGATGGCCATCCTCGGCTGCATGCTGACGGGGCGGCCGGTCAAGTTCATCTGGAATCGCGAGGAGGAGATGCAGGTCGGTGCCCCGCGCGGGGCGGAGCGCTGGTACATCACCGACGGGGTGATGAACGACGGCCGCATCGTCGCCCGCAAGTTCACCGGCTATTTCGACAGCGGCGCCTATACGCGCCTTTCCAGCTACGCGATCATCAAGAGCGTCGGCCACCTGCCGGGGCCCTATACGATCCCGAATGTCTCGGCGGATGTCTACTGCGTCTTCACCAACCGCACGCCGGCCACCGCCATGCGCGGCTTCGGCATCACGGGCGTGGATTTCGCCATCGAGACCCACATGGACAAGGTCGCCCACCGGGTGAAGATGAACCCGATCGAGCTGCGACTGAAGAACGCCTATCTCGACGGGGACATGAAGGCCCACCGGCGGCTCGCCAAGAACACCGCCCTCGTCGAATGCTGCCAGGTCGTGGCGGAAAAGGCGAAATGGTCGATCGGCCCGGAATATCGCGCCATGTCCTCGCTGAAGGGCGGTGGCGGCGAGCGGGCAGCGATCCCGCACACCATCATCGACAATCGCGGCCTTGCCAGGCCGGCGTCCGGCCTCGGCAGCTACCAGTCGCCGCCGGCGCCGGGCTACACACCCGCGCCGGCCTATACGCCGCCGTCCTACAGCCCGGAGCCGCAACCCGTCCGGCCCTACGAGCCAGCACAGGCCGCCCCGCCGCCCGCTGCTGCGTCGCCAACGACGACCCGGCCGGCCGGCAACCGCTTCTCGTCCATTTCCGGTCTCAGGAGGCGCTGA
- a CDS encoding amidohydrolase family protein encodes MMKIVDAHHHIWRQRDLPWLMGPMQPRIFGRYEAIRRDYPIEEFLADIEGRGIVKSVYVQANWARDRFEDEVAWVQDEGERTGWPHAIVGYCDMTVEDARPALDRLAKYSRMRGIRQQFHWHRNPLYRFASGPDLCRDANVRRNVARLADYGWSFDLQVFAPQMKGAAELARACPNVTFVLQHSGMPEDMGTEGYAAWKAELQALAREQNVVSKLSAYGTFIHRNDTGHIARILADTVGIFGASRCLFGSNFPIEKLWTDYGALLGAFQIAASSLDETARQAVFHDTASRVYKL; translated from the coding sequence ATGATGAAGATCGTCGACGCACATCACCATATCTGGCGCCAGCGCGACCTGCCCTGGCTGATGGGTCCGATGCAGCCGCGCATTTTCGGGCGCTACGAGGCGATCCGGCGCGACTATCCCATCGAGGAATTCCTCGCAGATATCGAAGGCCGGGGCATCGTGAAATCCGTCTATGTGCAGGCCAACTGGGCGAGGGACCGCTTCGAGGACGAAGTCGCCTGGGTACAGGACGAGGGGGAGCGCACCGGCTGGCCGCACGCCATCGTCGGCTATTGCGACATGACGGTGGAGGACGCCCGCCCCGCGCTCGACCGGCTGGCGAAATATTCCCGCATGCGCGGCATCCGCCAGCAGTTCCACTGGCATCGCAATCCGCTCTACCGCTTCGCTTCCGGCCCGGATCTCTGCCGCGATGCCAATGTCCGGCGCAATGTCGCGCGGCTTGCCGATTACGGCTGGAGTTTCGACCTGCAGGTCTTCGCCCCGCAGATGAAGGGAGCGGCGGAGCTTGCCCGCGCCTGCCCGAACGTGACCTTCGTGCTGCAGCATTCCGGCATGCCCGAGGACATGGGCACGGAAGGCTATGCCGCCTGGAAAGCCGAATTGCAGGCGCTTGCCCGCGAGCAGAACGTCGTCAGCAAGCTTTCCGCCTATGGCACCTTCATCCACCGCAACGATACGGGGCACATCGCCCGCATCCTCGCCGACACGGTCGGCATCTTCGGCGCCAGTCGCTGCCTCTTCGGCTCCAACTTCCCCATCGAGAAGCTCTGGACGGATTACGGTGCGCTGCTCGGCGCTTTCCAGATCGCGGCATCTAGCCTCGACGAGACCGCGCGGCAGGCGGTTTTCCATGACACGGCAAGCCGTGTCTACAAACTCTGA
- a CDS encoding MoxR family ATPase has translation MPVTRSIVGIDSPEKLASALTAAQYLADDGLSTAGYLALALGKPLLLEGAPGVGKTEAAKAIASVLGRNLIRLQCYEGIDSAAALYEWNYPRQMLAIRQAGDTYVNIYSDEFLINRPMLEALTSPRDAVLLIDEIDRSDHEFEAFLLEFLSDFSISIPERGTVRAEHRPVVILTSNRTRDLHEALRRRCVYHWIGYPDAAREAEIVMMRASAVARSTAEAVVAAVGRLRQEPLAKPPGVAETVEWAEAATLLHSQGAPWPAAFRRAIGVALKDQDDLAFTAPRLDTLISGAAA, from the coding sequence GTGCCCGTCACCCGCTCCATCGTCGGCATCGACAGCCCGGAAAAGCTCGCCTCCGCCCTGACGGCTGCGCAGTACCTTGCCGACGACGGTCTTTCGACGGCGGGGTATCTGGCGCTGGCGCTCGGCAAGCCCCTGCTGCTCGAAGGCGCGCCGGGCGTCGGCAAGACGGAGGCGGCCAAGGCCATCGCCTCGGTGCTCGGCCGCAACCTGATCCGCCTGCAATGCTACGAGGGCATCGATTCCGCCGCAGCGCTCTACGAATGGAACTATCCCCGCCAGATGCTGGCGATCCGTCAGGCCGGCGACACCTATGTCAACATCTATTCGGATGAGTTCCTCATCAACCGGCCCATGCTGGAGGCGCTGACGAGCCCGCGCGACGCCGTGCTGCTCATCGATGAAATCGACCGCTCGGACCATGAATTCGAGGCTTTTCTGCTGGAATTTCTCTCCGATTTCTCCATCTCCATTCCCGAGCGCGGCACGGTGCGCGCCGAACACCGCCCCGTCGTCATCCTTACCTCCAACCGCACGCGGGACCTGCACGAAGCATTGCGCCGCCGCTGCGTCTACCACTGGATCGGCTATCCGGATGCGGCCCGCGAGGCGGAGATCGTGATGATGCGGGCCAGCGCCGTCGCGCGCAGCACGGCCGAGGCGGTCGTGGCCGCTGTCGGGCGGCTGCGGCAGGAGCCGCTCGCCAAGCCTCCGGGCGTCGCCGAGACCGTGGAATGGGCGGAAGCCGCAACGCTGCTCCATTCGCAGGGCGCGCCCTGGCCCGCCGCCTTCAGGCGGGCGATCGGCGTCGCCCTCAAGGACCAGGACGATCTCGCCTTCACCGCGCCGCGGCTCGACACGCTGATTTCGGGAGCGGCGGCATGA
- a CDS encoding SRPBCC family protein, which translates to MVKIVKSTVLEAPVEAVWEVLRDFNGHDRWHPAVADSQIERGQPFDRVGCVRRFHLADGSELREQLLTLSDMDMAFSYCLLDTPVPLLNYVAHVRLTPVTDGDLTFWEWQSRFDTPAGEEAALAAMVGEGIYETGFAAVRRHMGLAARAADA; encoded by the coding sequence ATGGTGAAGATCGTCAAGAGCACCGTTCTGGAGGCGCCCGTCGAGGCGGTCTGGGAGGTCCTGCGCGATTTCAACGGCCATGACCGCTGGCACCCGGCCGTCGCCGACAGCCAGATCGAGCGCGGGCAGCCGTTCGACCGTGTCGGCTGCGTCCGCCGCTTCCATCTGGCGGACGGTTCCGAGCTGCGTGAACAGCTTCTGACGCTCTCCGACATGGACATGGCCTTCAGCTATTGCCTGCTGGATACGCCGGTGCCGTTGCTCAACTACGTCGCCCATGTGCGGCTGACGCCGGTGACGGATGGCGACCTGACCTTCTGGGAATGGCAATCGCGCTTCGACACGCCGGCGGGCGAGGAGGCAGCGCTTGCCGCGATGGTCGGCGAAGGCATTTACGAAACGGGTTTTGCAGCGGTGCGCCGGCACATGGGCCTCGCCGCCCGCGCGGCGGATGCATGA